The Malus domestica chromosome 10, GDT2T_hap1 nucleotide sequence caccctgtactgttcactttaacgaaaaaccacatttttacactaaaaagtcaatcctggtactattcactttaccctttattttgtccttatcattaaaactcaaagttttcaagcccttttcattagttttcctttttatttttcctatcCAGCATGCAAAGTTTAGCTATCGATCTAAAAATTttaatgggttttttttttttttttttttttgtgtctttATTTGATGCTGCTTGTCCTATCTGTCAATTTGATTCAAGAAATTGGAGTTTtagtttcatttttcttttataaaaagcTTGGAAAATTTGCATATACCATTTACTAGAGGTCTGTAATTCTGGGATTAATAAAGTAAACAGAACGGTTTGAATGAAGCCCACTCGATATAAATGTATATACCCCATGCACACAAACAAGTACATATTTTTATAGCTCTAAAAACTTCAATGAAGTGGGATATAACTTTTAAAACTTTTAAGAAGTGCAATATTTATAAATTTGTAAGCAATTGAGATttccttttttggtttttttctgcCACTCAGTCATATTGTTCATCTTGTTGTGCATCTCTTTCAAAATCTTGGTATCTAATTATCTGATCTTTGTGTTCCATTGCCTGTGTTTAAATTCTTCTTTTCATTGAAATTTACTGAGGAACTTATTGGCCATACTTTCACAAATAAATCCAGGGCGTTGAGCTACAGCTTAAGCATGTTCATGCTGTTGGTATGTATGGCTGGGGTAGCGTATGTGAGACAATTGTAGGAGAGTGGCTAGAATATATTTCTCAAAATCAGGTTTTAATGACTTTacctttactttttttttggaattctGCCCCCTTTCAAATGCTAGTGTATTTATAACAAGTTACTGTATTTATGTAGGTTTGTAAAATACTGCAAGGTCTTCCAACCATTCGGTCATTGGTAGCAGTTAGTTCTGGTGCAAGGAAGTTGGTTTCTTTGCCAATTGAGAGTTATAAGAAAGACAAGAGACTACTTAAGGGAATGCAAAGAGGTAAGTTGAATTCATTCAATGTAAACATGTGCATGCCAGTTTAGGTGTTCGTATTTTTGTTGAACTAtgtaaaaacaataaaacaaaataaacaaaatagcTCTTAAATTTGATCCTTGACTCAAGGTATATATCGAACTTCAGTGTCAATTAACTGAGTTTAGATAATTGGGTTCTTTCTGGTTATTCAATAGTATATAAAGCCGTGTTATCACTTGTCACTGGcatattttcattaattaaataatttagtaTTCATGACAGTCTACTTGCTTCCAGGTATAATTGCATTTCTTAGAAGTATTTCTGTTGAAGCTGTTGGACTTGGAGTACATTTGGCCGCTGGGACTCATGATATTTTGCTCCAAGGGGAATATTTACTTACAGGCATTCCTTCTGCGTCATGGTCTGCAGCACATAAAATGAAAACCAATGTTCGATCAAATCAACCTAAAGATGCTCAAGAAGGAATTCATCAGGTGAATATACCAACCTTGGTTGCTTGCAAATATTTAGAAATAGTTGTCCTAAACTCCCAACAGTGGGGGAGTAAAATTGTAGGTCTTTCAAACTCTGAAATTTCAATCCAGAGCTGTTCTGTTGGGATCAAACTTgatataaaagaaaatgatcCTGAAAACAAGTTAATTGTCTCTCTTTGACAGGCTTATGAAAGCCTTAGTGATGGCCTGGGGAAATCTGCTTCTGCCTTGGTCCAGACTCCCCTGAAAAAATACCAGCGTGGAGCTGGTGCAACATCAGCTTTGACAACTGCTGTTCGGGCAGTTCCTGCAGCTGCTATAGCTCCGGCTACTGCTTGTGCTAGTGCTGTGCATTGTGCTCTTCTTGGCATCAGAAATAGGTTACTCCTgtattctttattttgttttgttcattaTGACAATATACAATCATTTCATAATATATTTGACACTAATTTCAAAAACCAAGATTTAATGTGGCGCTCGTGTGTGCAGCCTTGATCCTGAGCGAAAGAAAGAGTCCATTGAGAAATATCAGGGTCCCCCTCATCCAAGGGAACAAAACTAATGGTTCAGTCAAATAATTCTCTGATTAATACTGCTATCTTTTGAGCTGAATATTTCTTGCAGATCTATCACACAGCACATCCCAGATTGGTAGCTTACtgtgtttgttgttgttgtttttttcttttactgtAGGTGATTAAACTCACGACTGAAATATTGAACTAGTTGTATTCCTGGAGAAGAGGAGATCAGTAATGAGCCATCTATTCTTGCGTTAGAACTTACGTATCATGTGAGTTGATCTTTCTGTCCATGTTAAATAAAGGTTTTTGCAAAACACGTTTGTGTGAGTGTGTGGGTGTCTGTCTCTCAAATCGGATTTGATTTATTATGAACGATAATGATGTCAGTTGCTCATGACCAAGCCTATGTAACTATAATTTCCCATCGCCTTTGTTAGATAACGGGAAACAGAGAAACTGCTATAGTAAAAATATCTATCTACaggatttcttttcattttataaATGTGGCTTGATTTACAAGGTAGTTACGCTTGGTCTATCAATTGCAGGTGTAGAGTTACCGGATTCTTTCCATTGGAGCAAGACGATCAGGTAGTTTTGTACAAAATGTAAATGTCCAAATAGTGCCCATAATTCTTAGCTTTCTGTCTGTTGTAAatatttattcattcaattattgCATCTCAAGGAGCAAGGTTGCTAGTTAGTCAGCAAGATTTGTTGTGGCTTTGTGATAGGATCTTCTCCTCGTAatcttttttcttggtttttataAGTCTGTTTCGTATCTTTCTTGAACAAATCATTCATTCAGCTATTCGTACATTAGTTTAGCCCGGAGAAAGAATTAACAGCTGCAGATACGTGTTTGGCAAGTTAATGATTTGATCTCCAACCGACGCTTGGGAGTAGGGGGCGATTGAGTATCTTGATGTTAATGCGGAGAACAATGCTTTGATTGCTCTATACGAAAACCAGGCGACAACATGAACAACTCATATTAAAATAtgaagttgaggtttcaccataaaatcaattggtaatatgagGAGTAGCGAATCCGAACATTTCAAGTTTCCTCTTGTATTGGGTCTTAAGGCGTGTTTGTGCACCCGTACTCGGAATGAAAATAAGGAGTTCGATTCCGATTATGGATCGTTTTTATGTTTACTAAGACACAGGAATTAAGACTGTGAGGGGCCACATGAAAAATGGAATTCGGCTCCTCCTtttggaggaattggattgCTTGGTGGGAGGTTCCTTGGGGTGTATTTATAGCAGTTTGGAAATGATGGCCTAAACAAAGGCAGTTAGAGAAATTAAAGTCTGTCTAGGGCGTATTTATAGCTGTTTGAGAAACGCTTAATTGCAGAGCGAGAATCCCACAAAATAGGTCATTTTTccagataaaaaaaattcaggttttaaagAGGTGGAAAACGgtcaaaaaaaattatggattAGAGGTGgaaagtttttattatttatatgttGTTAAGGAAATTGAAGTTATCACCTATCATATAAATGAACTTATTTAGAACATGGACAATTTAGTAACTATATTGGTTTTAATTCCGATTCAAGGGTATTCATTAAATAGCTTTTATGGAATTAGaatcattcatactctgattcCTAATAGTTTAGTAAATAACTTCCACAAGATTCTGattctaattcttcctcaatcTAATCCTCCTTTATTCTATTCTCCTCAATCtaattacggattagtaaacatGCCATTAGTGGGGTGAGCTTCCTCATTCCCTtatatttttaagaaagcacATGATTACAAGATTTGACTCATTGACCAATTCAGTATGCCAGCAAATACTGCATACTGAAAATATCAAGTCTTGTAAACTGAAGATATTAGAGTGGTGTCATATTTGATGAACCAATGACTTTCTAGTACACAGTCCAAGAGTGATCAGCAGAAGCACTTGTTAGACTCGGTCATTTACTGATTTGTGCATGTATTCCTTGTGAATGTTGTTGTACAAACCAAATCCTATATGGATTAGTCCTATACATATAGTTCTTTTAAATGCTAGAGTGCTCCCAAATTTGTTGAAACAACTTTTAAAGAGGACTTTCAGATGGTTGAGACTAATTTGACTATGAATTCTATGTCATTAATAATTGCTTCATGGGATTTGTCCACGTCATTAAAAACATGACGATGAATGCCACGTAAGTAGTTAACGGTTCTCCTAGCTTATTAGGACCTAACGGAAGTGATATTTCCTATATGTTGGGTATTCTTTTGAAATATTTGGAGAGATTGAGACTAATTTGGAATAACACCAAAAGATTGAAGGATTTTAAGTACTTAATCCTAAAGataaatataataattatatgaTACCCACGTCCAAACATTGTCGTAGACTCCAAATTGTAGTGcaaaacaatatatttttaTCTTCAAAAGTATATGATTATTCTTGATTCTTTCCCTAAGGACAATTGATCGGATTGGTAAAAAAGATAAAGGATCATTTACGAGTCAAGTTTTAACGAATAAGTCAAGTTGTACAAGTCTTGTAAAAGATACAATTTGTTTAGGAACTTTATGAGCCCAAAATATCAAAACTCAAGCTTGGTTCATTTTTCTAACTAGTTTAAtattgggagttttaacaaaatgctactggtactgttcatttttaacgaaaaaccatatttttacctttgcctggtactattcactacatatttatttgtcctttttcattaaaactgaatttttttttagatttttcgttagttttccttttaatattttgttcaagCGCTTGTTCGACATAGAATGCGAATTTAAACAAGCCGAACTGAAATCGTTTGGGCCGATTCACGGTCCTAAACCAGGTGGATGACAAGTGCAATTCCGCCAAAGTTGCACCGTGGTCAAGAGCCTAGGGATCCATCATTTCGTGATTCTTCCTTGAAGAGGGTGGCCATTTGGTTGGAAAGTTCAGTAGCACGGTGCTACTAGCACCCACTTGATCAATTCCCATGACATGAGGGCTTACAAAAAAGGGATGCCTATGTATTTATGCATCACAGGTTCCAAAGGATCATGTAGGACAATGCTAATACTACTAACCTTTAATGTAACGTAGCATTACTTGGGCATTTGAGATACTTTACAAAgataaaagagaagaaaagagaaaaaccgGTTTAAATGATTTAAAATCGAATTTCAGTTGTTGAACTGAATAAAACTAAATATTTATGACCTAGTGAAAAGTATCGACAACATACTTAAAATTGACCATTTCaggaattaaaatttgaaaaatgatcATTTGGGCCAACTTTTAAGGAATTATAATGTGAAACAAAATAAACCACAATCAGATAGATCAACACTGTAGATTTAATTACATAAAAACTCATAGAACTTCTCCATCAACTGCATACACTTGTACAAAATGGAACAGCCAAAtataccttcttcttcttgttcatcATCTTCTACTTCTTTGGAGGAGAGAGGATGAAAATGTTGTCTAGAAataaatggagaaaaaaaaaaatagaactgGGAATTGCGCCAAACCCTAAAACTCATACAATTCCTCATAAAAACCACTCTCTAATATCAATATACCTTAAAAGTTAGCAGGAATTAATTTTCCTTGCATAAAAATACCAACTTTCCATATCATCAGATTCCATCATCTCTGCAATTGAACCCTCCAAATAGAAATTCCTGTAAACCACAAATCGTAGATTAGAGGATTTCAATTGGTTTCCGTGTTACATAAAAACACCAAATGgacagataaaaaaaaaaaaaaaaaactgaataataaatgaaaaaaaatgcatCTTAACTTACCTGGCTTTCCTTGCTAATAAGCACAGCCTCATGAACAAACACAGGCCTCCTCTCTTCAGCAATCCTCTCCAAAACCGAATGACCTCTATCGCcatttttttgaacaatttgAGCCCTCTTGAGCCCCAAACGCTCCTTCCATCTGTTCAAACTATTTGTTGCTCTTGGCAACACATCCCCATAATCCTCATCATCAGCAAGTAGCTCATCTCTCAAAGTAGTAGTCTTATTCCCTAGCTGGTTGTTGGCACCATTATCCTTTAAGGGCAACAATGTGCCCTTGAATATGATCTCGTCCGCCGAGATCATACCAAAGTTGTCCACGGAGAATTCGAAATCCGATGAGACGGGCGCTTCCCGGTAGCTTGATTCGTGCTTGATGGCCTGTTGAGTGTCTGCAAAGTCATTGGAGAAGGAGATTCTAGGATCCATTAGAGCTAATTAGATAGAGAGAAGTGTAGGAGCAGTACTACTAATAATACTACTACCAGTGAGTGAAAGATGCAAAAGGGTTATGTTGCTAACTGTTAAACATGTTTCAGCATGGCAATGAAGGTTGAAAGGATGCCGTAATTATAAACCCTTTTTAAATTTGTGGATTTACTTGCATACAGTTAGAATCCACATGGAGATGTTTGCATTTATATTAGGGAGAGCTTGTTTTATGCGTATGTCTTGTAGACATCTCATGTTACTCAGATTTGTCatcttttaaattaaaaatgcaagaaaaaaaagattttaaTCTCTTTGCATTAGTATAACGTCAATTAGCATTACAGTTTAGTATTATCTTTTTTTTCGGAATGACTAATTCGATACTAAATTATTATGACTTTACATATTGTATTGCTTAATTCAAATTTCACAACGGTAAATACATCCTtgtattaaaaacaaaaaatactttACAGATAATAACTAATATTTCTTTTGCTTGGGGCTGTGGGTGGCCAATCTCATTCACTTGTAAAGAGGGATGAGTGGATGATAATTGATGGAAAAAGTTTCATATTTCCACATTAGTCAAATGTGGCAGAcacttttataagttttttttttctttcttttatgcaaAATGAGTTAAATGTTTTATCTGTCCAAATAAGGAGCATGCTTGACAGTCTCACATGTCATGATATGGGTGAGATAGCAACTCCCATATGATCTTTCCAACGCAGCCCTTCTCTGGTTTTTGATTGGTGGTGgtagaacaaaaaggaaaaacaaaaaacatgagaAGATGTTATTCCcacatgtttttttaatttttttaatttttttatataaattctaAATTTGCACACAACATCATTGAATTAAACATATAACTGCTTGATACTAATTTGAGAATGCCTAGAATTACAAGGAAGGTCAAGTTATCCAACATTGTTTGCTTGAATTAATTGTAGCTATAGCGGTAAAGAACGTTTACTTGCTCTCACAGTCCTTCAGTCTAGTCATTAATGAAGAGATAAAAACTTCAGCGTGATATAAGAGTGCTCCTTGAAATGAATGAAAGGTCAAGTTATCTAACATTGTTTCTAAGAGTTTAATTGTAGACATAGTGGTAAAGAGGAGCGTTTACTTGCTCTAACACCCCTTCAACGTAGTCATATGCACACTACATCATCGTATCGAGCAAATAACAACTTCATAGTAATGTAAGAATGCCCCTTGAGTTGCAAGAAAGGTCAAGTTATCTAACATTGTTTTCTTGAGTTTAAGTATAACCAGCAATAGAGAGCATTTAGTTATTCTCACATTCTTAATTACTATTCAATTCATCCTCATCTTTTCATTTATCTtaaaagtaaacaaaagatGTTGGGATCCAATGgcaagtttttaattaaataaacaagtGAAACTCACATCATTACGCTTTGCTATTTCCTATATATGtcgtttgacatattattttaatagtttAATTCTCATATTACTTGTCCTCTATTTTAAGCTATTCCATATAATTGGTGTCACTAGACCTCCCAATTAAGTTCACCTATTCTCTTTTTAGTGTACAaatcaagtttttttatttttttatttttttttccactaaTCCTTGGATTGCCCTAAACTGTACTGAAAGAATAAAAGTTTGTTTATTCCAACcctaaattatgcaagaaagaataaagattctcaCCACATCCCTAAGCTATTAGGACTATTGACCTTCACACTAGAGTTGCACATGGTTTACCTTTATCCAGATTGAATTTTCCAGGATTTAAGCTAATGTGCTTTCGACAAGTGGCGGATTCCCAATTGACAACTGTGACAACTTTAGCAGGTACTTGAAGTGAAGCATTGCAATTAGGATCATGGGTtagtcagaggaagaagaacgCTTGGTCAAAGGGCATTGTCTCCCATTTTGTTGGCAAAACTTGTCCTTTGCCCTCTAGTTTAAAGGCTACCTTCTGTCGTCTTAGAATTAATCCAATCTTCAAGGCTCATTTTACAATGTCAGATCTGGATTTAAACTGTATTATGTTGTGTGCTATGAACGTTACCTTaattatataaagaaaactaatgaaaattgtttgagaattttgagttttaacgataatgacaaaataaaaggtaaagtgaatagtatcaggattgactttttagtgtaaaaatatgatttttcgttaaagtgaacagtactaagagcttttcattaaagtttccaATTATATATGCTTATACCTTTCTAACATGCTTTGTGTAGAAGTattacaaaatttaaataagTGGCTCGTCACCATCTCATAACCTTATATGCTCTGGcttcatattttttaattttaaaattatatggCAAATCACATATTCAAGACTGAGAGTTGTCAAGGaataatcaaatggctaaccctAATCTTTTGTTAGAAACAAATGagtgtcatttttattttttaatggacAATTTTGGAGGCTATTGGGTCAAGCTTAAGTGGTGAAGGTGAGTGGGAAATGGGTCAGAATTAAGCTACATTAAGAGTTTACTTTTTAAGTAAATATACTCATGCGTAGATAAATACTCATGTTTAGACCtcattttatttgaatttatcaTTGACTTCTagtcagtggcggatccaggattttAACTTAGGATGGTTTCAATATAAaagcttcaaaaaaaaaaattaataataacaaGACGAAAATATTATTGAACAAATAAATGGCAAACTACAATTTTCATTCATAATCTTTGTGACAAACAAGCTAGAAATACTAAATTTGTCTACGATGGGATCTCATACTTTGAAAATGTGTCATGATAGTTTCATTGTCAATACAAATGAAGTTTCAATCTAAAACTCAATTCTAATTAAGTTTCAATACAAATGAAGTTTCAATCACCCCGCACACCTCTGCAACTAAAACTCAATTCTAATGAAGTTTCAATCTCACTGTTAACATTTCTAGCTAAGCACC carries:
- the LOC114827578 gene encoding uncharacterized protein, with amino-acid sequence MDPRISFSNDFADTQQAIKHESSYREAPVSSDFEFSVDNFGMISADEIIFKGTLLPLKDNGANNQLGNKTTTLRDELLADDEDYGDVLPRATNSLNRWKERLGLKRAQIVQKNGDRGHSVLERIAEERRPVFVHEAVLISKESQEFLFGGFNCRDDGI